A single window of Onychostoma macrolepis isolate SWU-2019 chromosome 16, ASM1243209v1, whole genome shotgun sequence DNA harbors:
- the fxyd11 gene encoding FXYD domain-containing ion transport regulator 11, protein MSQLTELVLLTVFLALFGQAEANPFVYNYEALRIGGLIFTALLVAGGVGVLCWGQCKPKRKNEDASKI, encoded by the exons ATGAGCCAGCTCACAGAACTAGTTCTTCTTACAG tctTCTTGGCACTCTTCGGTCAAGCTGAAGCAA ATCCTTTCGTTTACA ACTATGAGGCGCTGAGGATCGGGGGTTTGATCTTCACAGCCCTGCTTGTAGCCGGAGGGGTTGGAGTTCTGTGTT GGGGGCAGTGCAAACCAAAAAGAAA GAATGAAGACGCAAGCAAAATTTAA
- the fxyd3 gene encoding phospholemman: protein MMKTMALVFLTLLSLVLAEGQQTTVDDPFSFDYHRLRVGGLILAAVLCLIGITILLSGHCRCKFNQDKRRRTGSNAQAMLNDTAKASEC from the exons ATGATGAAGACTATGGCACTAGTTTTCTTGACAC TTTTGTCCCTTGTGTTGGCAGAAGGTCAGCAGACAA CAGTGGACGACCCCTTCTCTTTTG ATTATCACAGACTTCGGGTTGGAGGTCTGATCTTGGCAGCAGTTCTATGTCTGATTGGCATCACTATTCTTTTAA GTGGACACTGCAGATGCAAGTTCAACCAAGACAAGAG GAGGAGGACAGGAAGTAACGCTCAAGCGATGCTCAACGACACAG caaaggCCAGTGAATGCTAA